The Vicinamibacterales bacterium sequence CTGGAGTTGAGCCCGAGGGACGTGACGCGCGGAAGGATAGTCCAAAAGCTATGAAGGTCAGAGCATCGGTGAAGCGAATCTGTGACAAGTGCAAGGTCATCCGCCGCCGCGGCGTGGTGCGCGTGATCTGCCCGAACCAGAAGCACAAGCAGCGTCAGGGATAGAGGAATCATGGCACGTATAGCTGGAATTGACCTGCCGCGTACCAAGCGGATCGAAATCGGCCTGACCTACATCTACGGCATCGGCCGCAAGCGCTCGAACGACATCCTGAGCGCGGCGGGGGTGAGCGGCGACATCCGGATCAAGGACCTGTCGGAAGACGACGTCCGCAAGATCAGCCGGGTGATCGAGGAGCAGGGGGGCGTCGAAGGGGACCTCCGCAAGGAAGTCTCGATGAACATCAAGCGGCTGATGGAAATCGGCAGCTGGCGCGGGCTGCGCCACCGCCGCAATCTGCCGGTCCGCGGGCAGCGGACCAAGACCAACGCGCGGACGCGCAAGGGGCCGCGCAAGGGCGCGATCGCGAAAAAGAAGACTGTGTAGGAACCCGTCGCCAGTTTCCGGTTTCCGGTTTCCAGAAGAGGAAACGGGAGCACTGGAGACGGCTGGCAACTGGCAACTGGTAACTGGTAACTGACTTATGGCCAAACAAGAAGCAGCCGATCCGAACGTTCCAGCCGCGGAAGGCGGAGGCAAGAAGCCCGCCGGCCGTCCGGCGAAGAAGAAGACGTTCAAGAAGCGCGGCGAGAAGCGCGTCATCCATCACGGCTACGCGCACATCCACGCCTCGTTCAACAACACGACGATCACCATCACCGATCCGGAAGGGGCGGTGATCGCGTGGTCGAGCGCCGGCGGGATCGGCTTCAAGGGATCGCGCAAGGGCACGCCGTTCGCGGCGACGCAGGCGGCGATCGCCGCCGGCAACGCCGCCAAGGCGTTCGGCATGCGGACGCTGGAGGTCCGGGTCAAGGGACCGGGCGCCGGACGCGAGTCGGCGATCCGCGCGCTGCAGACCATCGGCCTCGATGTGAAATCGATTCGTGACGTGACGCCGATCCCGCACAACGGGTGCCGTCCGCCGAAGCGGCGCCGTGTCTGACGCTGCGGCGTCGCGTTACCGGCAACGGGCGGCCGGTAACCGGCGACGGGGAACAGGTAACAGGAAACAGGAAACGACAGGAATTTAACGAATGGCAAGGTACTCAGGACCGGTTTGTCGGCTGTGCCGGCGCGAAGGCATGAAGCTCTTCCTCAAGGGAGAGCGCTGCTACACCGAGAAGTGCGCGATCGAGAAGCGCAACATGCCTCCGGGTCAGCACGGCAAGCTGCGCAAGGCGAAGATCGTCGGCTACGGCCTGCAGCTGCGCGAGAAGCAGAAGGTCAAGCGCATCTACGGGGTGCTCGAGAACCAGTTCCGCCGCTACTTCGAGATGGCGGACCGCACCCGCGGCATCACCGGCGAGACGCTGCTGCAACTGCTGGAGCGGCGGCTCGACAACGTGATCTACCGCCTCGGGCTCGCCACCTCGCGCGCCCAGGCGCGGCAGCTGGTGCGCCACGGCCACTTCACGGTGAACGGCCGCAAGGTCGATATCCCGTCGTACTCGGTGAAGGCGGGGGACACCATCGGCGTCCAGGCGCGCAGCGCGCAGAACCCGGCGATCCAGCACGCGCTGGAAGAGGTCAAGGGTCGCGGCGTGCCGGAATGGCTGTCGTTCGATCAGGGCGCGATGGCCGGACGGATCGCCTCGCTGCCGACGCGCGAGCAGATCAACCTGCCGGTGCAGGAACAGCTGATCGTGGAGTTGTACAGCAAGTAGCCAGTTTCGAGTTGCCAGTTGCCGGTTTCCAGTTCTGACTGGGTACCGGGAGCTGGCGACCGACGCCCCTTGCCCGCAGCCTTCCCGGATCTGCGGTGGGAGGCAAGAGGCTGAACGCAGATCCGGCGGCGGTCCAACATCGGGCCGCCGAATGAAAGAGAGCAAGGTCACATGTTGTGGAAAGGTTTTCAGCGTCCGAAGCGGCTCGAGTTCGAGCGTGAAACTCTCACCGACCGGTTCGGCCGGTTCTACGCCCAGCCGTTCGAGCGCGGCTTCGGCACCACGGTCGGCAATGCGATGCGCCGCGTGCTGCTGTCCTCGATCGAAGGGGCGGCGGTGACCGCGGTCAAGATCGACGGCGTGCTGCACGAGTTCTCGCCGATTCCCGGCGTGGTCGAGGACGCGACCGACATCATCCTCAACCTGAAGCAGATCCCGCTGAAGATGCACACCGACGCGACCAAGACGCTGTACGTCCGGGTCGACAAGGCCGGCGAGGTCCGCGCCCGCGACATCGAGGCCGACAGCGACGTCGAGATCCTCGAGCCGGACGCGCACATCGCCACCGTCGCCGAGCACGGCAAGCTGCACATGGAGCTGCGCGTCAAGCGCGGCCGCGGCTACATCTCGGCCGACAAGAACTTCGACGAGGATCTCGGCATCGGCTGGATCCCGGTGGACTCGGTCCACTCGCCGATCAAGAAGGTGAACTACCTGGTCGAGGCGGCGCGCATCGGCCAGAACACCGACTACGACAAGCTGACCGTCGACGTCTGGACCAACGGCTCGGTCACGCCGCGCGACGCGGTCTCGCTCTCGGCGAAGCTGATTCGCGATCACCTGAACATCTTCATCAATCTCGAGGACGCCGCCGAGCTGTCGGCGGAAGGGGGCGGCGAAGCGTCGGCCGCGACCTCGAACGAGAACCTCGACAAGAGCGTCGAGGAGCTGGAGCTGTCCGTCCGGTCGTACAACTGCCTCAAGAACGCGAACATCCGCACGATCCGCGAGCTGGTGCAGAAGACCGAAGGGGAGATGCTCAAGACCAAGAACTTCGGCCGCAAGTCGCTGAACGAGATCAAGGAGATCCTCACCTCGATGGGGCTCGGACTCGGCATGCGGCTCGACCAGCCGGCCGCGCAGTCGCAGGAATAGCCATGCGTCACAGAGTTGGCCAGAGAAAGCTGGGCCGCGTCACCGAGCACCGGATCGCGATGCTGCGCAACCAGGCGGAAGCGCTGATCCGGCACGAGCGGCTCGAGACGACGATGCCCAAGGCGAAGGAGCTGCGGCCCTTCGTCGAGCGCATCATCACCATCGCCAAGCGCGGGCTGGCGGGCGGCGGCGCCAACGGCAGGTCGCTGCACGCGCGCCGCCTGGTGCTGCGCGACATCCAGAACCGCGACGTCGTCGCCAAGCTGTTCGACACCATCGCGCCGCGCTTCGAGGCGCGGCCGGGGGGCTACACCCGCATCCTCCGCCTCGGCTTCCGCCGCGGCGACAGCGCGGAGGTCGCCCAGATCGAGCTGGTCGGCAGCGAGTACGATCCCAACGCCGAGACCGAAAAGACGGAAGCGGCGGCCAAGCCGCAGGCGAAGGGCGTCGGCGGGCGGCTGCGCGCGGCGGCGGATCGCCTCCGCGGCAAGAAGGCCGCCGAAGGAGAGGAAGGCGAGGCGGCGGAAGGGGCCGCGCCGAAGAAGGCGAAGCCCGCGCGCCCGGAGCGTGCCAAGGGCGGCGGCAGGGCGGACACCCGCGGCAAGGGGGCCAAGACATCGACCCCGAGGAAAGCTGGAGGGTCGTAGTCACTGCCGGTTGGCGATTGCCGATTGTGGATCGACGAATGATGATTGGGTGATTGGCGATCGACGGATTGAGGATTGATGATTGGGCCTTCGTGCCTCTGACCGTCAGCCAATCTCCAATCGCCAATTCGTCGATCGCCAACCACCCAATCGCCAATCCGTCGATCGCCAATCACCCAATCGCCACCCGTCGATCGGCAATCGGCAACCGCCACTCGGCAATCGAGGCGGCTCAGACTTCCTCGGCCGCCTCGGCCCCCCTTTCCTGCTTGGACGC is a genomic window containing:
- the rpsK gene encoding 30S ribosomal protein S11, yielding MAKQEAADPNVPAAEGGGKKPAGRPAKKKTFKKRGEKRVIHHGYAHIHASFNNTTITITDPEGAVIAWSSAGGIGFKGSRKGTPFAATQAAIAAGNAAKAFGMRTLEVRVKGPGAGRESAIRALQTIGLDVKSIRDVTPIPHNGCRPPKRRRV
- a CDS encoding DNA-directed RNA polymerase subunit alpha, which produces MLWKGFQRPKRLEFERETLTDRFGRFYAQPFERGFGTTVGNAMRRVLLSSIEGAAVTAVKIDGVLHEFSPIPGVVEDATDIILNLKQIPLKMHTDATKTLYVRVDKAGEVRARDIEADSDVEILEPDAHIATVAEHGKLHMELRVKRGRGYISADKNFDEDLGIGWIPVDSVHSPIKKVNYLVEAARIGQNTDYDKLTVDVWTNGSVTPRDAVSLSAKLIRDHLNIFINLEDAAELSAEGGGEASAATSNENLDKSVEELELSVRSYNCLKNANIRTIRELVQKTEGEMLKTKNFGRKSLNEIKEILTSMGLGLGMRLDQPAAQSQE
- the rpmJ gene encoding 50S ribosomal protein L36, with product MKVRASVKRICDKCKVIRRRGVVRVICPNQKHKQRQG
- the rpsM gene encoding 30S ribosomal protein S13 gives rise to the protein MARIAGIDLPRTKRIEIGLTYIYGIGRKRSNDILSAAGVSGDIRIKDLSEDDVRKISRVIEEQGGVEGDLRKEVSMNIKRLMEIGSWRGLRHRRNLPVRGQRTKTNARTRKGPRKGAIAKKKTV
- the rpsD gene encoding 30S ribosomal protein S4, translating into MARYSGPVCRLCRREGMKLFLKGERCYTEKCAIEKRNMPPGQHGKLRKAKIVGYGLQLREKQKVKRIYGVLENQFRRYFEMADRTRGITGETLLQLLERRLDNVIYRLGLATSRAQARQLVRHGHFTVNGRKVDIPSYSVKAGDTIGVQARSAQNPAIQHALEEVKGRGVPEWLSFDQGAMAGRIASLPTREQINLPVQEQLIVELYSK